Proteins co-encoded in one Nothobranchius furzeri strain GRZ-AD chromosome 4, NfurGRZ-RIMD1, whole genome shotgun sequence genomic window:
- the fanci gene encoding Fanconi anemia group I protein isoform X2 — translation MKGEMDKLVSLAEGDHITELQNYLSALTDEKIKALMTNSALKGKRVGAMLKGIFKGSPSNSSEGANRRLLVYEHCIPLCESGDLQAEVAADMIGLLMLETHTLSGPSLAKLASLFVDAIKVGKMGSGKSLELFPTVLTALAACEALTYGKGELSGEEYKKQLINSLCSSRWDPQCVIHFTTMFRDVPLSLEELQFLVEKVVRMFAKLDLQEIPPLVYQLLLLSAKGCKRQILDGIISYFKEQDIHQEEEEKHGENLDLEVQSIPQDQLRHVEGTVILHVVFAIRLDHELGREFLKGFKTSYGDLCPFSVALLLSVARIQRYEEQVFDLLKAAVVKSFKDKQLLQGSKFLQDLQLGQCSAAKMILDTVRNSVFGWDHVTQGMVQLGFFLMDAFGPKPGPFGKASEGSGGVARTPPQQACKLGGQVLLQGFKMHEPIRGEILEQVLNRLVTKTASPVSHYLELFSDIVISAPMILLESSSKLTETFDHLSHLPLATVQGLLKAVQPLLKVSMSLKDALILVLRKAMFSSQLDGRKSAVTGFLLLLKNFKVLGSLASSQCSQAISSSQVQVDVHSRFNSAANEAFCLEILSSLRRCLGQQADVRLMLYEGFYDVLRRNSQLASSIMQTLLSQLRRYYEPEQDLLPPVKLEPCITTHGDQIFLQEPLAHLVSCTVHCLLWLQNMHTATTDDSGDDDDDEEEEGYRSDLQAILESTTRRMLKSELEDFELDKSAEFSLASSVGVKNNIYAVLVMGVYEVLMEYNFIKANYNKSHLEGVTELFSRYHRLSEILREKSGKSRTSSNKTPRSLLSMGFASTLITAIFRDNAQSREEGLSVLRSNGEFVRYALSVVVQKIQQLEETGHTDGPDGQNADRAFRFLCDMTRVLMWRYTNIPSVVEEAGRKERRCSLSQLCLEGLLRIFNACQQRFPDKMTQLLSTMAAEDDGEQEDASEVNYFYIRQFQRALFTQLSGSEEDFNSREAQLLVSILAVLSRQLQPTSKQFVQMITWTVKICKETSFEDPTFSKGLLSLLFSLHVLYKSPAGLLLELCQDIHSQLGDIDQDMEVERQAHFAVVNMKTATTAALLVLSQVDKVLDEVDWLIARRKGHTASDKSGSAEASQAAGQQDPAEKAVTLQLGSVLTALNELVQTALLPGTCTITLLRELSRTYTTLTTLVKYYIQVCSNQPGALPARFEKLVKLSGSHLTPQCYSFITYAQSGEIGGGSNEKKKKKRNEANPAASAKLLRETKAIPNLIFSIEQYEKYLIMLSKKSKVNLMQYMKLSTSRDFRINAATLDAALQEQEDAPEVGVSCHHHSISGFPLFHSLTYSGCF, via the exons ATGAAGGGAGAAATGGATAAACTCGTCTCTCTTGCAGAAGGAGACCATATCACCGAACTTCAGAATTACCTTTCCGCTTTGACTGATGAAAAG ATCAAAGCACTGATGACCAACAGCGCGCTGAAGGGTAAGAGGGTCGGTGCTATGCTGAAAGGCATATTTAAAG GTTCTCCATCCAATTCCTCTGAAGGAGCAAATCGCAGACTTCTTGTCTATGAACACTGCATCCCTCTGTGTGAGTCTGGGGATCTTCAGGCTGAGGTGGCTGCTGATATGATCGGTCTACTGATGCTGGAG ACTCACACACTCTCCGGACCGTCTCTTGCAAAACTGGCATCTTTGTTTGTGGACGCCATTAAAGTAGGGAAAATGGGCAGTGGGAAATCCCTGGAGCTGTTTCCTACCGTTCTTACTGCTCTTGCTGCGTGTGAAGCCCTGACGTATGGCAAAG ggGAGCTAAGTGGTGAGGAATACAAGAAGCAGCTGATCAACAGCCTCTGCTCCAGCAG ATGGGACCCGCAGTGTGTCATCCACTTTACAACCATGTTCAG GGATGTGCCCTTGTCACTAGAGGAGCTGCAGTTTCTGGTGGAGAAAGTAGTGAGGATGTTCGCCAAACTAGATCTGCAGGAGATCCCGCCGCTGGTTTACCAGCTCCTGCTTTTGTCTGCTAAA GGTTGCAAGAGACAGATCTTGGATGGGATCATTAGTTACTTTAAGGAGCAGGACATTCATCAGGAAGAAGAGGAGAAACATGGAGA AAATCTGGATTTAGAGGTTCAGTCCATTCCTCAAGACCAGCTGAGGCACGTGGAGGGCACGGTCATCCTCCACGTTGTGTTTGCGATTCGGCTGGACCATGAGCTCGGGAGAGAGTTCCTTAAAGGTTTTAAG ACCTCATATGGGGACTTGTGTCCGTTCAGTGTTGCCTTATTGCTCTCGGTCGCACGTATCCAGCGTTACGAGGAGCAG GTGTTTGACCTTTTGAAAGCAGCTGTAGTGAAGAGCTTTAAGGACAAACAGCTACTGCAGGGGTCAAAGTTCCTGCAGGACCTCCAGCTGGGCCAGTGCAGTGCTGCTAAAATGATTCTGGACACAGTCAGGAACAG CGTATTCGGATGGGATCATGTCACTCAGGGAATGGTCCAGCTGGGATTCTTCCTCATGGACGCATTTGGACCCAAACCTGGACCGTTTGGAAAGGCCTCTGAGGGTTCTGGTGGTGTAGCCCGGACCCCCCCTCAGCAGGCATGTAAGCTGGGAGGACAGGTGCTCCTACAGGGCTTCAAG ATGCacgagccaatcagaggcgagattctGGAGCAGGTCTTGAATCGTCTGGTCACAAAGACGGCCTCGCCTGTCAGTCATTACTTAG AGCTTTTCTCTGACATCGTGATCTCTGCTCCCATGATCCTCCTGGAGTCGTCCTCTAAGCTGACCGAGACGTTTGACCACCTGTCGCACCTGCCTCTGGCCACCGTTCAGGGTCTGCTGAAAGCTGTCCAG CCCCTGCTCAAGGTCAGCATGTCTCTAAAAGACGCCTTAATTCTAGTGCTGCGCAAGGCCATGTTTTCCAG CCAGCTGGATGGCAGGAAGTCTGCGGTGACGGGCTTTTTGCTGCTGCTGAAAAACTTCAAGGTTCTGGGCAGCTTGGCCTCCAGCCAGTGCAGCCAGGCCATCTCCTCCAGCCAG GTCCAAGTGGATGTTCATTCTCGCTTCAACTCCGCTGCCAATGAAGCCTTCTGCCTAGAGATCCTCAGCAGCCTCCGCCGCTGCCTTGGCCAACAGGCGGATGTACGCCTCATGCTCTACGAG GGTTTCTATGACGTTCTTCGTCGCAACTCCCAACTGGCAAGCTCCATCATGCAGACGCTCCTCTCacag CTGAGGCGGTACTATGAGCCGGAGCAGGACCTGCTGCCCCCGGTGAAACTGGAGCCGTGCATCACAACTCATGGGGACCAGATCTTCCTCCAGGAGCCGCTG GCACATCTGGTGAGCTGCACCGTGCACTGCCTGCTGTGGCTGCAGAACATGCACACGGCCACCACTGATGACagcggcgatgatgatgatgatgaagaggaggagggatATCGGTCTGACCTGCAGGCCATCTTGGAAAGCACAACACGACGTATGCTCAAGAGCGAGCTGGAGGACTTTGAACTG GACAAGTCTGCAGAGTTTTCTTTGGCATCCAGCGTTGGAGTGAAGAATAACATCTACGCCGTGCTAGTGATGGGAGTATATGAAGTTCTGATGGAGTACAACTTCATCAAAGCCAACtacaa TAAAAGTCACCTAGAGGGGGTTACGGAGCTGTTCAGCCGCTACCACAGACTGTCTGAGATCTTGAGGGAGAAATCCGGAAAATCCCGAACGTCCTCCAACAAAACGCCCCGCAGTTTACTCTCCATGGGCTTTGCATCGACTCTCATCACCGCGATTTTCAG aGATAACGCTCAGAGCAGAGAAGAGGGTCTCTCAGTGCTGCGCTCAAATGGCGAGTTTGTGCGTTATGCTTTGAGCGTAGTCGTGCAGAAGATCCAGCAGCTGGAGGAAACCGGACACACGGACGGTCCAGACGGACAGAACGCAGACCGGGCTTTCCGCTTCCTCTGTGACATGACCAG GGTGCTGATGTGGCGTTACACCAACATCCCCAGCGTGGTGGAGGAGGCGGGAAGGAAGGAGAGGCGCTGCAGTCTGTCCCAACTCTGTTTAGAGGGTCTCCTCCGGATCTTCAACGCCTGCCAGCAGCGCTTCCCAGACAAGATGACGCAGCTCCTTTCTACCATGG CTGCAGAGGACGACGGGGAGCAAGAAGACGCCAGCGAGGTGAACTACTTTTACATCCGACAgtttcag AGGGCGCTGTTCACCCAGTTAAGTGGAAGCGAGGAGGACTTTAACAGCAGAGAAGCTCAGCTGCTGGTCAGCATCTTGGCTGTACTCTCACGCCAGCTGCAGCCCACCTCCAAACAG TTTGTTCAGATGATCACCTGGACCGTGAAAATCTGCAAGGAGACTAGTTTTG AGGATCCCACCTTCTCTAAGGGCCTTCTCTCACTTCTCTTCAGTCTGCATGTTCTCTACAAGAGTCCTGCAGGTCTGCTGCTGGAGCTCTGCCAGGACATCCACAGCCAGCTGGGAGACATCGATCAG GACATGGAGGTGGAAAGGCAGGCTCATTTTGCCGTCGTCAACATGAAAACAGCTACGACGGCAGCA CTGCTGGTCCTGTCTCAAGTTGACAAAGTCCTCGATGAAGTGGACTGGCTTATTGCCAGGAGGAAAGGTCACACGGCATCTGATAAGTCTGGATCTG CTGAGGCGTCCCAGGCTGCAGGGCAGCAGGACCCAGCAGAGAAAGCCGTGACGCTGCAGCTGGGGAGCGTCCTGACGGCGCTAAATGAGCTGGTCCAGACGGCCCTTCTGCCTGGAACCTGCACCATCACGCTGCTGAGGGAGCTGAGCCGTACCTACACCACCCTCACCACTCTGGTTAAATAC TACATCCAGGTGTGCTCCAACCAGCCTGGGGCGCTACCAGCTCGATTTGAGAAGCTG GTTAAATTATCTGGCTCCCATCTAACCCCTCAGTGCTACTCCTTCATCACATACGCACAG agtgGAGAAATAGGTGGAGGTTCCaatgagaagaagaaaaagaaaagaaatgaagCGAACCCAGCCGCCTCG GCGAAGCTCCTGCGTGAGACGAAGGCCATCCCGAACTTGATTTTCAGCATTGAGCAGTACGAAAAGTACCTCATCATGCTCTCCAAGAAATCAAAG GTGAACCTGATGCAGTACATGAAGCTGAGCACCTCCAGAGATTTCCGCATCAACGCTGCGACCCTGGATGCCGCCCTGCAGGAGCAGGAGGACGCTCCGGAGGTGGGTGTGAGCTGCCATCACCACAGTATCTCAGGATTTCCTCTCTTCCACTCGCTGACCTACTCCGGGTGCTTTTAG
- the fanci gene encoding Fanconi anemia group I protein isoform X5, with protein sequence MKGEMDKLVSLAEGDHITELQNYLSALTDEKIKALMTNSALKGKRVGAMLKGIFKGSPSNSSEGANRRLLVYEHCIPLCESGDLQAEVAADMIGLLMLETHTLSGPSLAKLASLFVDAIKVGKMGSGKSLELFPTVLTALAACEALTYGKGELSGEEYKKQLINSLCSSRWDPQCVIHFTTMFRDVPLSLEELQFLVEKVVRMFAKLDLQEIPPLVYQLLLLSAKGCKRQILDGIISYFKEQDIHQEEEEKHGENLDLEVQSIPQDQLRHVEGTVILHVVFAIRLDHELGREFLKGFKTSYGDLCPFSVALLLSVARIQRYEEQVFDLLKAAVVKSFKDKQLLQGSKFLQDLQLGQCSAAKMILDTVRNSVFGWDHVTQGMVQLGFFLMDAFGPKPGPFGKASEGSGGVARTPPQQACKLGGQVLLQGFKMHEPIRGEILEQVLNRLVTKTASPVSHYLELFSDIVISAPMILLESSSKLTETFDHLSHLPLATVQGLLKAVQPLLKVSMSLKDALILVLRKAMFSSQLDGRKSAVTGFLLLLKNFKVLGSLASSQCSQAISSSQVQVDVHSRFNSAANEAFCLEILSSLRRCLGQQADVRLMLYEGFYDVLRRNSQLASSIMQTLLSQLRRYYEPEQDLLPPVKLEPCITTHGDQIFLQEPLAHLVSCTVHCLLWLQNMHTATTDDSGDDDDDEEEEGYRSDLQAILESTTRRMLKSELEDFELDKSAEFSLASSVGVKNNIYAVLVMGVYEVLMEYNFIKANYNKSHLEGVTELFSRYHRLSEILREKSGKSRTSSNKTPRSLLSMGFASTLITAIFRDNAQSREEGLSVLRSNGEFVRYALSVVVQKIQQLEETGHTDGPDGQNADRAFRFLCDMTRVLMWRYTNIPSVVEEAGRKERRCSLSQLCLEGLLRIFNACQQRFPDKMTQLLSTMEAAEDDGEQEDASEVNYFYIRQFQRALFTQLSGSEEDFNSREAQLLVSILAVLSRQLQPTSKQFVQMITWTVKICKETSFVCMFSTRVLQVCCWSSARTSTASWETSIRTWRWKGRLILPSST encoded by the exons ATGAAGGGAGAAATGGATAAACTCGTCTCTCTTGCAGAAGGAGACCATATCACCGAACTTCAGAATTACCTTTCCGCTTTGACTGATGAAAAG ATCAAAGCACTGATGACCAACAGCGCGCTGAAGGGTAAGAGGGTCGGTGCTATGCTGAAAGGCATATTTAAAG GTTCTCCATCCAATTCCTCTGAAGGAGCAAATCGCAGACTTCTTGTCTATGAACACTGCATCCCTCTGTGTGAGTCTGGGGATCTTCAGGCTGAGGTGGCTGCTGATATGATCGGTCTACTGATGCTGGAG ACTCACACACTCTCCGGACCGTCTCTTGCAAAACTGGCATCTTTGTTTGTGGACGCCATTAAAGTAGGGAAAATGGGCAGTGGGAAATCCCTGGAGCTGTTTCCTACCGTTCTTACTGCTCTTGCTGCGTGTGAAGCCCTGACGTATGGCAAAG ggGAGCTAAGTGGTGAGGAATACAAGAAGCAGCTGATCAACAGCCTCTGCTCCAGCAG ATGGGACCCGCAGTGTGTCATCCACTTTACAACCATGTTCAG GGATGTGCCCTTGTCACTAGAGGAGCTGCAGTTTCTGGTGGAGAAAGTAGTGAGGATGTTCGCCAAACTAGATCTGCAGGAGATCCCGCCGCTGGTTTACCAGCTCCTGCTTTTGTCTGCTAAA GGTTGCAAGAGACAGATCTTGGATGGGATCATTAGTTACTTTAAGGAGCAGGACATTCATCAGGAAGAAGAGGAGAAACATGGAGA AAATCTGGATTTAGAGGTTCAGTCCATTCCTCAAGACCAGCTGAGGCACGTGGAGGGCACGGTCATCCTCCACGTTGTGTTTGCGATTCGGCTGGACCATGAGCTCGGGAGAGAGTTCCTTAAAGGTTTTAAG ACCTCATATGGGGACTTGTGTCCGTTCAGTGTTGCCTTATTGCTCTCGGTCGCACGTATCCAGCGTTACGAGGAGCAG GTGTTTGACCTTTTGAAAGCAGCTGTAGTGAAGAGCTTTAAGGACAAACAGCTACTGCAGGGGTCAAAGTTCCTGCAGGACCTCCAGCTGGGCCAGTGCAGTGCTGCTAAAATGATTCTGGACACAGTCAGGAACAG CGTATTCGGATGGGATCATGTCACTCAGGGAATGGTCCAGCTGGGATTCTTCCTCATGGACGCATTTGGACCCAAACCTGGACCGTTTGGAAAGGCCTCTGAGGGTTCTGGTGGTGTAGCCCGGACCCCCCCTCAGCAGGCATGTAAGCTGGGAGGACAGGTGCTCCTACAGGGCTTCAAG ATGCacgagccaatcagaggcgagattctGGAGCAGGTCTTGAATCGTCTGGTCACAAAGACGGCCTCGCCTGTCAGTCATTACTTAG AGCTTTTCTCTGACATCGTGATCTCTGCTCCCATGATCCTCCTGGAGTCGTCCTCTAAGCTGACCGAGACGTTTGACCACCTGTCGCACCTGCCTCTGGCCACCGTTCAGGGTCTGCTGAAAGCTGTCCAG CCCCTGCTCAAGGTCAGCATGTCTCTAAAAGACGCCTTAATTCTAGTGCTGCGCAAGGCCATGTTTTCCAG CCAGCTGGATGGCAGGAAGTCTGCGGTGACGGGCTTTTTGCTGCTGCTGAAAAACTTCAAGGTTCTGGGCAGCTTGGCCTCCAGCCAGTGCAGCCAGGCCATCTCCTCCAGCCAG GTCCAAGTGGATGTTCATTCTCGCTTCAACTCCGCTGCCAATGAAGCCTTCTGCCTAGAGATCCTCAGCAGCCTCCGCCGCTGCCTTGGCCAACAGGCGGATGTACGCCTCATGCTCTACGAG GGTTTCTATGACGTTCTTCGTCGCAACTCCCAACTGGCAAGCTCCATCATGCAGACGCTCCTCTCacag CTGAGGCGGTACTATGAGCCGGAGCAGGACCTGCTGCCCCCGGTGAAACTGGAGCCGTGCATCACAACTCATGGGGACCAGATCTTCCTCCAGGAGCCGCTG GCACATCTGGTGAGCTGCACCGTGCACTGCCTGCTGTGGCTGCAGAACATGCACACGGCCACCACTGATGACagcggcgatgatgatgatgatgaagaggaggagggatATCGGTCTGACCTGCAGGCCATCTTGGAAAGCACAACACGACGTATGCTCAAGAGCGAGCTGGAGGACTTTGAACTG GACAAGTCTGCAGAGTTTTCTTTGGCATCCAGCGTTGGAGTGAAGAATAACATCTACGCCGTGCTAGTGATGGGAGTATATGAAGTTCTGATGGAGTACAACTTCATCAAAGCCAACtacaa TAAAAGTCACCTAGAGGGGGTTACGGAGCTGTTCAGCCGCTACCACAGACTGTCTGAGATCTTGAGGGAGAAATCCGGAAAATCCCGAACGTCCTCCAACAAAACGCCCCGCAGTTTACTCTCCATGGGCTTTGCATCGACTCTCATCACCGCGATTTTCAG aGATAACGCTCAGAGCAGAGAAGAGGGTCTCTCAGTGCTGCGCTCAAATGGCGAGTTTGTGCGTTATGCTTTGAGCGTAGTCGTGCAGAAGATCCAGCAGCTGGAGGAAACCGGACACACGGACGGTCCAGACGGACAGAACGCAGACCGGGCTTTCCGCTTCCTCTGTGACATGACCAG GGTGCTGATGTGGCGTTACACCAACATCCCCAGCGTGGTGGAGGAGGCGGGAAGGAAGGAGAGGCGCTGCAGTCTGTCCCAACTCTGTTTAGAGGGTCTCCTCCGGATCTTCAACGCCTGCCAGCAGCGCTTCCCAGACAAGATGACGCAGCTCCTTTCTACCATGG AAGCTGCAGAGGACGACGGGGAGCAAGAAGACGCCAGCGAGGTGAACTACTTTTACATCCGACAgtttcag AGGGCGCTGTTCACCCAGTTAAGTGGAAGCGAGGAGGACTTTAACAGCAGAGAAGCTCAGCTGCTGGTCAGCATCTTGGCTGTACTCTCACGCCAGCTGCAGCCCACCTCCAAACAG TTTGTTCAGATGATCACCTGGACCGTGAAAATCTGCAAGGAGACTAGTTTTG TCTGCATGTTCTCTACAAGAGTCCTGCAGGTCTGCTGCTGGAGCTCTGCCAGGACATCCACAGCCAGCTGGGAGACATCGATCAG GACATGGAGGTGGAAAGGCAGGCTCATTTTGCCGTCGTCAACATGA
- the fanci gene encoding Fanconi anemia group I protein isoform X3 has translation MKGEMDKLVSLAEGDHITELQNYLSALTDEKIKALMTNSALKGKRVGAMLKGIFKGSPSNSSEGANRRLLVYEHCIPLCESGDLQAEVAADMIGLLMLETHTLSGPSLAKLASLFVDAIKVGKMGSGKSLELFPTVLTALAACEALTYGKGELSGEEYKKQLINSLCSSRWDPQCVIHFTTMFRDVPLSLEELQFLVEKVVRMFAKLDLQEIPPLVYQLLLLSAKGCKRQILDGIISYFKEQDIHQEEEEKHGENLDLEVQSIPQDQLRHVEGTVILHVVFAIRLDHELGREFLKGFKTSYGDLCPFSVALLLSVARIQRYEEQVFDLLKAAVVKSFKDKQLLQGSKFLQDLQLGQCSAAKMILDTVRNSVFGWDHVTQGMVQLGFFLMDAFGPKPGPFGKASEGSGGVARTPPQQACKLGGQVLLQGFKMHEPIRGEILEQVLNRLVTKTASPVSHYLELFSDIVISAPMILLESSSKLTETFDHLSHLPLATVQGLLKAVQPLLKVSMSLKDALILVLRKAMFSSQLDGRKSAVTGFLLLLKNFKVLGSLASSQCSQAISSSQVQVDVHSRFNSAANEAFCLEILSSLRRCLGQQADVRLMLYEGFYDVLRRNSQLASSIMQTLLSQLRRYYEPEQDLLPPVKLEPCITTHGDQIFLQEPLAHLVSCTVHCLLWLQNMHTATTDDSGDDDDDEEEEGYRSDLQAILESTTRRMLKSELEDFELDKSAEFSLASSVGVKNNIYAVLVMGVYEVLMEYNFIKANYNKSHLEGVTELFSRYHRLSEILREKSGKSRTSSNKTPRSLLSMGFASTLITAIFRDNAQSREEGLSVLRSNGEFVRYALSVVVQKIQQLEETGHTDGPDGQNADRAFRFLCDMTRVLMWRYTNIPSVVEEAGRKERRCSLSQLCLEGLLRIFNACQQRFPDKMTQLLSTMEAAEDDGEQEDASEVNYFYIRQFQRALFTQLSGSEEDFNSREAQLLVSILAVLSRQLQPTSKQFVQMITWTVKICKETSFEDPTFSKGLLSLLFSLHVLYKSPAGLLLELCQDIHSQLGDIDQDMEVERQAHFAVVNMKTATTAALLVLSQVDKVLDEVDWLIARRKGHTASDKSGSAEASQAAGQQDPAEKAVTLQLGSVLTALNELVQTALLPGTCTITLLRELSRTYTTLTTLVKYYIQVCSNQPGALPARFEKLVKLSGSHLTPQCYSFITYAQSGEIGGGSNEKKKKKRNEANPAASAKLLRETKAIPNLIFSIEQYEKYLIMLSKKSKVNLMQYMKLSTSRDFRINAATLDAALQEQEDAPEAEASQEETQEPKQKKRKP, from the exons ATGAAGGGAGAAATGGATAAACTCGTCTCTCTTGCAGAAGGAGACCATATCACCGAACTTCAGAATTACCTTTCCGCTTTGACTGATGAAAAG ATCAAAGCACTGATGACCAACAGCGCGCTGAAGGGTAAGAGGGTCGGTGCTATGCTGAAAGGCATATTTAAAG GTTCTCCATCCAATTCCTCTGAAGGAGCAAATCGCAGACTTCTTGTCTATGAACACTGCATCCCTCTGTGTGAGTCTGGGGATCTTCAGGCTGAGGTGGCTGCTGATATGATCGGTCTACTGATGCTGGAG ACTCACACACTCTCCGGACCGTCTCTTGCAAAACTGGCATCTTTGTTTGTGGACGCCATTAAAGTAGGGAAAATGGGCAGTGGGAAATCCCTGGAGCTGTTTCCTACCGTTCTTACTGCTCTTGCTGCGTGTGAAGCCCTGACGTATGGCAAAG ggGAGCTAAGTGGTGAGGAATACAAGAAGCAGCTGATCAACAGCCTCTGCTCCAGCAG ATGGGACCCGCAGTGTGTCATCCACTTTACAACCATGTTCAG GGATGTGCCCTTGTCACTAGAGGAGCTGCAGTTTCTGGTGGAGAAAGTAGTGAGGATGTTCGCCAAACTAGATCTGCAGGAGATCCCGCCGCTGGTTTACCAGCTCCTGCTTTTGTCTGCTAAA GGTTGCAAGAGACAGATCTTGGATGGGATCATTAGTTACTTTAAGGAGCAGGACATTCATCAGGAAGAAGAGGAGAAACATGGAGA AAATCTGGATTTAGAGGTTCAGTCCATTCCTCAAGACCAGCTGAGGCACGTGGAGGGCACGGTCATCCTCCACGTTGTGTTTGCGATTCGGCTGGACCATGAGCTCGGGAGAGAGTTCCTTAAAGGTTTTAAG ACCTCATATGGGGACTTGTGTCCGTTCAGTGTTGCCTTATTGCTCTCGGTCGCACGTATCCAGCGTTACGAGGAGCAG GTGTTTGACCTTTTGAAAGCAGCTGTAGTGAAGAGCTTTAAGGACAAACAGCTACTGCAGGGGTCAAAGTTCCTGCAGGACCTCCAGCTGGGCCAGTGCAGTGCTGCTAAAATGATTCTGGACACAGTCAGGAACAG CGTATTCGGATGGGATCATGTCACTCAGGGAATGGTCCAGCTGGGATTCTTCCTCATGGACGCATTTGGACCCAAACCTGGACCGTTTGGAAAGGCCTCTGAGGGTTCTGGTGGTGTAGCCCGGACCCCCCCTCAGCAGGCATGTAAGCTGGGAGGACAGGTGCTCCTACAGGGCTTCAAG ATGCacgagccaatcagaggcgagattctGGAGCAGGTCTTGAATCGTCTGGTCACAAAGACGGCCTCGCCTGTCAGTCATTACTTAG AGCTTTTCTCTGACATCGTGATCTCTGCTCCCATGATCCTCCTGGAGTCGTCCTCTAAGCTGACCGAGACGTTTGACCACCTGTCGCACCTGCCTCTGGCCACCGTTCAGGGTCTGCTGAAAGCTGTCCAG CCCCTGCTCAAGGTCAGCATGTCTCTAAAAGACGCCTTAATTCTAGTGCTGCGCAAGGCCATGTTTTCCAG CCAGCTGGATGGCAGGAAGTCTGCGGTGACGGGCTTTTTGCTGCTGCTGAAAAACTTCAAGGTTCTGGGCAGCTTGGCCTCCAGCCAGTGCAGCCAGGCCATCTCCTCCAGCCAG GTCCAAGTGGATGTTCATTCTCGCTTCAACTCCGCTGCCAATGAAGCCTTCTGCCTAGAGATCCTCAGCAGCCTCCGCCGCTGCCTTGGCCAACAGGCGGATGTACGCCTCATGCTCTACGAG GGTTTCTATGACGTTCTTCGTCGCAACTCCCAACTGGCAAGCTCCATCATGCAGACGCTCCTCTCacag CTGAGGCGGTACTATGAGCCGGAGCAGGACCTGCTGCCCCCGGTGAAACTGGAGCCGTGCATCACAACTCATGGGGACCAGATCTTCCTCCAGGAGCCGCTG GCACATCTGGTGAGCTGCACCGTGCACTGCCTGCTGTGGCTGCAGAACATGCACACGGCCACCACTGATGACagcggcgatgatgatgatgatgaagaggaggagggatATCGGTCTGACCTGCAGGCCATCTTGGAAAGCACAACACGACGTATGCTCAAGAGCGAGCTGGAGGACTTTGAACTG GACAAGTCTGCAGAGTTTTCTTTGGCATCCAGCGTTGGAGTGAAGAATAACATCTACGCCGTGCTAGTGATGGGAGTATATGAAGTTCTGATGGAGTACAACTTCATCAAAGCCAACtacaa TAAAAGTCACCTAGAGGGGGTTACGGAGCTGTTCAGCCGCTACCACAGACTGTCTGAGATCTTGAGGGAGAAATCCGGAAAATCCCGAACGTCCTCCAACAAAACGCCCCGCAGTTTACTCTCCATGGGCTTTGCATCGACTCTCATCACCGCGATTTTCAG aGATAACGCTCAGAGCAGAGAAGAGGGTCTCTCAGTGCTGCGCTCAAATGGCGAGTTTGTGCGTTATGCTTTGAGCGTAGTCGTGCAGAAGATCCAGCAGCTGGAGGAAACCGGACACACGGACGGTCCAGACGGACAGAACGCAGACCGGGCTTTCCGCTTCCTCTGTGACATGACCAG GGTGCTGATGTGGCGTTACACCAACATCCCCAGCGTGGTGGAGGAGGCGGGAAGGAAGGAGAGGCGCTGCAGTCTGTCCCAACTCTGTTTAGAGGGTCTCCTCCGGATCTTCAACGCCTGCCAGCAGCGCTTCCCAGACAAGATGACGCAGCTCCTTTCTACCATGG AAGCTGCAGAGGACGACGGGGAGCAAGAAGACGCCAGCGAGGTGAACTACTTTTACATCCGACAgtttcag AGGGCGCTGTTCACCCAGTTAAGTGGAAGCGAGGAGGACTTTAACAGCAGAGAAGCTCAGCTGCTGGTCAGCATCTTGGCTGTACTCTCACGCCAGCTGCAGCCCACCTCCAAACAG TTTGTTCAGATGATCACCTGGACCGTGAAAATCTGCAAGGAGACTAGTTTTG AGGATCCCACCTTCTCTAAGGGCCTTCTCTCACTTCTCTTCAGTCTGCATGTTCTCTACAAGAGTCCTGCAGGTCTGCTGCTGGAGCTCTGCCAGGACATCCACAGCCAGCTGGGAGACATCGATCAG GACATGGAGGTGGAAAGGCAGGCTCATTTTGCCGTCGTCAACATGAAAACAGCTACGACGGCAGCA CTGCTGGTCCTGTCTCAAGTTGACAAAGTCCTCGATGAAGTGGACTGGCTTATTGCCAGGAGGAAAGGTCACACGGCATCTGATAAGTCTGGATCTG CTGAGGCGTCCCAGGCTGCAGGGCAGCAGGACCCAGCAGAGAAAGCCGTGACGCTGCAGCTGGGGAGCGTCCTGACGGCGCTAAATGAGCTGGTCCAGACGGCCCTTCTGCCTGGAACCTGCACCATCACGCTGCTGAGGGAGCTGAGCCGTACCTACACCACCCTCACCACTCTGGTTAAATAC TACATCCAGGTGTGCTCCAACCAGCCTGGGGCGCTACCAGCTCGATTTGAGAAGCTG GTTAAATTATCTGGCTCCCATCTAACCCCTCAGTGCTACTCCTTCATCACATACGCACAG agtgGAGAAATAGGTGGAGGTTCCaatgagaagaagaaaaagaaaagaaatgaagCGAACCCAGCCGCCTCG GCGAAGCTCCTGCGTGAGACGAAGGCCATCCCGAACTTGATTTTCAGCATTGAGCAGTACGAAAAGTACCTCATCATGCTCTCCAAGAAATCAAAG GTGAACCTGATGCAGTACATGAAGCTGAGCACCTCCAGAGATTTCCGCATCAACGCTGCGACCCTGGATGCCGCCCTGCAGGAGCAGGAGGACGCTCCGGAG GCCGAAGCGTCCCAGGAGGAGACGCAGGAACCCAAACAGAAGAAGAGGAAACCGTGA